Proteins encoded within one genomic window of Mesobacillus subterraneus:
- a CDS encoding HIRAN domain-containing protein, translated as MFTLLVIIVIIWFISSAGGSSGSSSSSNSNNNSYSSSSYNSNGNTGRTSSTSTSKYAKEYKCTKCQHIHYSQQSHCEKCGWEISKKHIHFSANLTGVTYEGRQGIIAQTEEWDQITLKRDKNNQHDRNAVGVYNSNGRSLGWVPKGYASNIAPQMDKGITLYAEIKKIVGGNGYNYGIEVRISNDLSKMKKENSSSMPKTTPSKPVAQPSYNSMNQRNHKGNGAVATAIKIPAAVNIKNHESVYLDSILLRQSNAESRDEVLMVVTDFEKYKKAALPYMNRQRITDLLVNDLEGVFDNTIMLAGGRESNFVHRHYKAILIQLAYQLGFLIDRILPETAHARYAQNKMNWLSTMDVRLETKLLQGFFNKHVIVNGESPIIYDSTQGSQVRLWDIDEITYVLSNVTELGQKFKRYIEMN; from the coding sequence TTGTTCACATTACTAGTCATAATCGTTATTATTTGGTTCATATCTTCAGCGGGGGGCAGCTCTGGCTCCAGCAGCAGTAGCAACAGCAACAATAATAGCTACTCAAGCAGCAGTTACAATAGTAATGGGAATACCGGCCGCACTTCATCAACATCAACATCAAAATATGCAAAAGAATATAAATGTACAAAATGCCAGCATATTCATTATTCCCAGCAAAGCCATTGTGAAAAATGCGGTTGGGAAATTTCTAAGAAACATATACATTTCAGTGCGAATCTTACTGGGGTTACATACGAAGGTCGTCAGGGGATTATTGCCCAAACAGAGGAATGGGATCAAATCACACTAAAACGTGATAAGAACAACCAGCATGACCGTAACGCAGTCGGGGTATATAATTCGAATGGCAGAAGTCTTGGCTGGGTGCCAAAAGGCTATGCTTCCAATATCGCCCCGCAAATGGATAAAGGAATCACATTGTATGCAGAAATTAAAAAAATTGTTGGTGGAAACGGCTATAATTATGGAATTGAAGTCAGGATTTCTAACGATCTTTCTAAAATGAAAAAGGAAAACTCATCATCAATGCCGAAAACTACACCATCAAAACCGGTGGCTCAACCATCTTATAATTCAATGAATCAGAGAAATCACAAAGGAAATGGTGCTGTTGCCACTGCCATTAAGATTCCGGCTGCTGTAAACATTAAAAATCATGAATCGGTCTACCTTGATTCAATTCTGTTGAGACAATCAAATGCAGAGTCACGAGATGAAGTTCTTATGGTAGTTACTGATTTTGAAAAGTATAAAAAGGCTGCTTTACCTTATATGAATAGGCAAAGGATCACGGACTTGCTTGTCAATGATTTAGAGGGCGTCTTCGATAATACTATCATGCTAGCCGGCGGCAGAGAATCCAATTTTGTCCATCGTCATTACAAAGCGATTTTAATTCAGTTGGCCTACCAATTAGGTTTCCTTATTGACCGGATCCTGCCAGAAACTGCCCATGCCAGATATGCACAAAATAAGATGAATTGGCTTAGTACAATGGATGTCAGGTTAGAAACTAAATTACTTCAAGGATTTTTTAATAAACATGTCATAGTGAATGGTGAATCGCCAATCATTTATGACTCAACACAAGGCAGCCAGGTACGGTTATGGGACATTGATGAAATTACATATGTTCTGTCTAATGTCACTGAACTGGGACAAAAGTTTAAGAGATATATTGAAATGAATTAG